The following coding sequences lie in one Eulemur rufifrons isolate Redbay chromosome 11, OSU_ERuf_1, whole genome shotgun sequence genomic window:
- the TFB2M gene encoding dimethyladenosine transferase 2, mitochondrial isoform X1 — translation MWAPVAGLPPRLKLSALAGAGRFCIWGSGASTRKRLPAKNHRGFSDSYPQPLPHPDFNKSPSSASKSRLKPKRYVTNRVLAETVAEIMRGKLETPRHLLLECNPGPGILTQALLKTGAKVVALESDKKFIPHLESLGKNNHGRLEVIHCDFFKIDPRSGGLPRPPAMASRTLFQNLGIEARPWSAGIPLKVIGIFPFRNERRTLWKFLYDLYACTSIYKYGRIELNMFISEKEYKKLMANRNSSLYDVLSVLWQVACEIKILQVVPSSSFDVCTPKGQPEKAKDGESLEPIVQNVYFIQMTPRKNLFTENLTPINYDVFFHMIKHCFGKRGSKLIDHLQCLTPVDAVDILMQIQKSEKVKVTNLCPQDFKRLFETIEGSKDYAHKWLYDDTMSETKQ, via the exons ATGTGGGCACCGGTGGCGGGGCTTCCTCCGCGGCTGAAGCTTTCAGCCTTGGCGGGCGCCGGTCGCTTTTGCATTTGGGGATCTGGAGCGTCGACGCGAAAGCGCTTGCCGGCGAAGAACCACCGTGGCTTCTCTGACTCCTACCCGCAGCCGTTGCCCCATCCGGATTTCAACAAATCCCCGTCTTCGGCGTCCAAGAGCCGCTTAAAGCCGAAGCGCTACGTAACCAATCGGGTATTGGCCGAGACCGTGGCGGAAATCATGCGGGGGAAACTAGAAACACCTCGTCACCTACTCCTGGAGTGCAATCCAG GTCCTGGAATCCTGACTCAGGCATTACTTAAAACTGGTGCCAAAGTGGTTGCCCTTGAAAGTGACAAAAAGTTTATTCCACATTTGGAG tccttaggaaaaaataatcatgGAAGACTAGAAGTCATCCACTGTGACTTCTTTAAAATCGATCCGAGAAGTGGTGGGCTACCAAGACCACCCGCTATGGCGTCACGTACGCTTTTTCAGAATTTGGGCATAGAAGCACGTCCTTGGTCAGctg GTATTCCTTTAAAAGTAATTGGCATTTTCCCATTTCGAAATGAAAGAAGGACactttggaaatttttatatGACCTATATGCCTGTACttctatatataaatatggaCGAATAGAGCTAAATATGTTTATTAGTGAAAAAGAATACAAG aAACTGATGGCAAATAGAAATTCAAGCTTGTATGACGTGTTGAGTGTGCTCTGGCAAGTAGCTTGTGAGATTAAGATTCTGCAAGTG gTGCCTTCATCATCATTTGATGTCTGTACCCCAAAAGGACAGCCGGAAAAGGCCAAGGATGGg gaGTCATTAGAACCAATAGTACAAAACGTGTATTTTATTCAAATGACGCCTcgtaaaaatttatttacagaaaacttAACGCCTATTAACTACGATGTATTTTTCCACATGATAAAGCACTGTTTTGGGAAGCGTGGCTCCAAGCTAATAGACCACTTACa GTGTTTGACTCCCGTTGATGCAGTGGATATATTGATGCAaatacaaaaaagtgaaaaagtgaaagtaACTAATTTGTGCCCTCAAGACTTTAAACGCCTTTTTGAAACTATAGAGGGTTCCAAAGATTATGCTCATAAATGGCTATATGATGACACCATGAGTGAGACAAAGCAGTAG
- the TFB2M gene encoding dimethyladenosine transferase 2, mitochondrial isoform X2 yields the protein MWAPVAGLPPRLKLSALAGAGRFCIWGSGASTRKRLPAKNHRGFSDSYPQPLPHPDFNKSPSSASKSRLKPKRYVTNRVLAETVAEIMRGKLETPRHLLLECNPGPGILTQALLKTGAKVVALESDKKFIPHLEKLMANRNSSLYDVLSVLWQVACEIKILQVVPSSSFDVCTPKGQPEKAKDGESLEPIVQNVYFIQMTPRKNLFTENLTPINYDVFFHMIKHCFGKRGSKLIDHLQCLTPVDAVDILMQIQKSEKVKVTNLCPQDFKRLFETIEGSKDYAHKWLYDDTMSETKQ from the exons ATGTGGGCACCGGTGGCGGGGCTTCCTCCGCGGCTGAAGCTTTCAGCCTTGGCGGGCGCCGGTCGCTTTTGCATTTGGGGATCTGGAGCGTCGACGCGAAAGCGCTTGCCGGCGAAGAACCACCGTGGCTTCTCTGACTCCTACCCGCAGCCGTTGCCCCATCCGGATTTCAACAAATCCCCGTCTTCGGCGTCCAAGAGCCGCTTAAAGCCGAAGCGCTACGTAACCAATCGGGTATTGGCCGAGACCGTGGCGGAAATCATGCGGGGGAAACTAGAAACACCTCGTCACCTACTCCTGGAGTGCAATCCAG GTCCTGGAATCCTGACTCAGGCATTACTTAAAACTGGTGCCAAAGTGGTTGCCCTTGAAAGTGACAAAAAGTTTATTCCACATTTGGAG aAACTGATGGCAAATAGAAATTCAAGCTTGTATGACGTGTTGAGTGTGCTCTGGCAAGTAGCTTGTGAGATTAAGATTCTGCAAGTG gTGCCTTCATCATCATTTGATGTCTGTACCCCAAAAGGACAGCCGGAAAAGGCCAAGGATGGg gaGTCATTAGAACCAATAGTACAAAACGTGTATTTTATTCAAATGACGCCTcgtaaaaatttatttacagaaaacttAACGCCTATTAACTACGATGTATTTTTCCACATGATAAAGCACTGTTTTGGGAAGCGTGGCTCCAAGCTAATAGACCACTTACa GTGTTTGACTCCCGTTGATGCAGTGGATATATTGATGCAaatacaaaaaagtgaaaaagtgaaagtaACTAATTTGTGCCCTCAAGACTTTAAACGCCTTTTTGAAACTATAGAGGGTTCCAAAGATTATGCTCATAAATGGCTATATGATGACACCATGAGTGAGACAAAGCAGTAG